The following proteins come from a genomic window of Gemmatimonadota bacterium:
- a CDS encoding ion transporter, with the protein MRQARSALAPPREGPAEQPEATPYQVFMLGLCCLVLFMLAVEHAIPLTSEEHAILLRVDLFVCAFFLLDFLLSVWKAPNRLRYLYTWGWLDLISSVPTLGVLQWGRAARMARVLRLLRGVRSLRKVVRFATHARRAETALLASILIAILVLTLASVGVLHVERAAGGSIRTASDAIWWSIVTATSVGYGDVVPITHVGRILAMMLMVAGIGLFGIYTAFLASWLIAPGEDEQERELEAIRHELQALRRELAERDRIREPDPQPTSLQGPRRRRELIEAP; encoded by the coding sequence ATGCGGCAGGCCCGCTCAGCGCTAGCGCCCCCCCGCGAGGGACCGGCGGAACAACCGGAAGCGACCCCCTACCAGGTCTTCATGCTGGGGCTCTGCTGCCTGGTGCTGTTCATGTTGGCCGTCGAGCATGCGATCCCGTTGACCTCCGAGGAGCACGCCATCCTCCTGCGTGTGGACCTGTTCGTGTGTGCGTTCTTCCTGCTCGACTTCCTGCTCAGCGTATGGAAGGCGCCCAACCGGCTGCGCTACCTCTACACCTGGGGGTGGCTCGACCTGATCTCGAGCGTGCCCACGCTGGGCGTACTCCAGTGGGGTCGCGCGGCGCGCATGGCCCGCGTCCTTCGGTTGCTGCGGGGAGTGCGCTCTCTGCGCAAGGTCGTGCGCTTCGCCACGCACGCCCGTCGGGCGGAGACCGCGCTGCTCGCATCCATCCTCATCGCGATCCTGGTGCTGACGCTGGCCAGTGTCGGCGTGCTCCACGTGGAGCGCGCGGCCGGCGGCAGCATCCGCACGGCCTCGGACGCCATCTGGTGGAGCATCGTGACGGCAACCTCGGTCGGGTACGGAGACGTCGTGCCGATCACGCATGTCGGCCGCATTCTGGCGATGATGCTCATGGTGGCGGGCATCGGCCTGTTCGGGATCTACACGGCCTTCCTCGCGTCCTGGCTCATCGCGCCCGGGGAGGACGAACAGGAGCGCGAGCTCGAGGCCATTCGTCACGAGCTGCAGGCGCTGAGGCGCGAGCTCGCCGAGCGCGACCGGATTCGCGAGCCGGACCCGCAGCCCACCTCCCTGCAGGGGCCGAGGCGTCGTCGGGAGCTGATCGAGGCGCCCTGA
- a CDS encoding isocitrate lyase/phosphoenolpyruvate mutase family protein, with translation MPRHDPGPAFRALHRPGDPFVLANAWDTGTARMLAALGAQAIGTSSAAHAFTLGRPDGGHLTRDEVLSHAAELVRATALPVSADLEDGFAVAPEGVAETIRLAAEAGLAGASIEDTELPGDTAYPFELAVERIRAAASAARGLDRDFVLVARADGVLTGSYGMDEGLRRVRAFDEAGADCLYVPLPPDLEGVAAVCRATTKPVNALAAGPYTSVSRAAFAAAGVARISLGSALARATQRVIRDAARAIFEQGDFSGLGGVSSAEIDALLARGAQGA, from the coding sequence ATGCCGCGCCACGACCCAGGTCCTGCCTTTCGGGCCCTTCACCGTCCGGGAGACCCTTTCGTGCTCGCCAACGCCTGGGACACCGGCACCGCCCGCATGCTGGCGGCCCTGGGCGCACAGGCGATCGGCACGTCGTCCGCCGCGCATGCGTTCACGTTGGGGCGCCCCGACGGCGGGCATCTGACTCGCGACGAGGTGCTGAGCCACGCCGCCGAACTGGTGCGCGCCACGGCGCTGCCGGTCTCGGCCGACCTCGAAGACGGATTCGCCGTGGCACCCGAGGGCGTCGCCGAGACCATTCGCCTGGCGGCTGAGGCCGGTCTGGCGGGGGCGTCCATCGAAGACACGGAGCTCCCGGGTGACACGGCCTATCCCTTCGAGTTGGCGGTGGAGCGCATCCGGGCTGCGGCGAGTGCGGCCCGTGGGTTGGATCGCGATTTCGTGTTGGTGGCCCGCGCCGACGGAGTGCTGACGGGCTCCTACGGCATGGATGAAGGGCTGCGCCGGGTCCGGGCTTTCGATGAGGCCGGGGCGGATTGCCTGTACGTGCCGCTGCCGCCGGATCTGGAGGGAGTGGCTGCGGTGTGTCGAGCCACCACCAAGCCCGTCAACGCGCTGGCGGCCGGTCCCTACACGTCCGTCTCCCGGGCGGCCTTCGCCGCCGCGGGGGTGGCGCGCATCAGCCTCGGATCGGCCCTGGCCCGCGCGACGCAGCGCGTGATCCGGGACGCGGCCCGCGCCATCTTCGAGCAGGGCGACTTCTCGGGGTTGGGCGGCGTTTCCAGCGCCGAGATCGACGCACTGCTGGCGCGGGGGGCCCAGGGAGCCTGA